The sequence below is a genomic window from [Limnothrix rosea] IAM M-220.
TTTAGATTCTGAGATGGTGGGCATAGTAATCACACTCCATAAATTTTTAGATATTGTTTCGCCTGTCGCTTCCCAAGCTTCTGGATGAGCTGCTGATAAGTGGCTAAGGCTTTCTGGGACTTTTCATCGATTGCGGGTTCATGCGATCGCCAGTCAAATTCATTGCGGCTAAGAATTTTTGATAATTCCCCCCGCCATTGGGTGAGCGTTCTAGTGCTGACCCCTAACTGACTGGCATACATTGCAGGCGACACCGCGCAAATCTCTATCTGTACTGCTACCAAGTTGGTTCACCTCCATTTCCGAGAGAAGCTAGATTGATGTCATTTCGTTGTTAATTGGTATCCTAGTGGATGAATATTTAGATGTCAATCAACAACACAAAAACAGCAACAAGCTGTGTGATGATGTGTGTAAGTTGTTTTGATGGCACAATCTAGGGAGATATCGCCATGAGTGAGACTATGAGCAAAAGATTTCAGGTCACGCTGCCTGATGCCGTTTACGCAGAACTGGAGGCAAAAGCAAAAAACGAAGGAAGACCCGTCGCCAACCTTGCGGCATTTCTCATCGAAGCTTCAATCAAAAAGCTAGAACCAAAAGAATCTGATAATTAAGCGATCGCCCAAACTGTCTATCTTCAAATTGTGTGCGCCAGATATAGAGTAGCTGTTTTCTTGAAGCACATTTGTAGTAAAGCTGTAGTGATCTGTGCTTAAAGGTTTCAGCGATCTTCTGTTTTTTTTGTATTACACTAGGAGAAGAGCTTAAAAACTGACACCATGGCGGCAAAAAAATCACCGATAACTTTTCGTGTCTCTGTCGAACAAGAGACTAAACTTCGAGAGAGGGCACAGCAAAATAAAATCACCCTAACTGAGGTGATCAAAAATTCTTTATTTGGTTCTGAAAATGCCGATAAATCCGCTGCCTAAACGCAGTAAAACCCCCAAATCTTGGCGGATCGCGGGGGTCTTACTTCTTACACATACGAGCCGTTGCCAAAAAAGCAGACGGTCGCTTTTTAATGTTTTGTTATAGCAGTAGTGTAATACAAAATCCTGATTGTCGTCACTGGAAGTGTTGTTTTTCGGATATTTACTTAGGTATTAATGCTTGTGTAGGGTTTGACCCCTCATGTCTGAATTATAGCCTGAATCGAGGTTCTGGGCGATCGCCTGAGATAGGTTGCTATCTAGGAGGCTTCGCTGAATAATGATCCCCTTATCCCCCGTAATTGGTGGGGTAGGGACGATCACGGATGATGAGCAATGGTTACTGTCCATTTATCCGAACCTATCTGCACCAGCAATTAATTCTAAGAATCAAGGTTATGTGACCTTGCACCGAACGCTTACCCTAGAGCAGGCGATCGCCTATTGGCGCGATGAAAACTCGATTATCGCCACCCGCCCCGGTGCGATGGTCTGGGATATCCGCATAGATTTAGACTTTGGCGGACGTAATTGGAGTTTGGAAATTATTGCTCGCCTTAGAGCATTGTTTGAATCTAAAGGCTTACCGAGGTCTGTTCTGTGCCGTTCTAGTGACTCTGAGGGGCGTTGGTTAGTTATTCCACTACCCGAACCGATGCCAAGCTGGCAGGCATCATTAACAGCAGCATCTATCCTGACCGATGCAGGCTATCAAATCGAGAATGGACATCTAGAGATATCCCCCAATGTGAAGCGATGGGTAAACCGTGGCAAAGAAGCCCCGAAAGGAATTAAAAGTGATTGGATTATTGACCACAATGCTTTCCGGTTGCCCTGCCAAAACGGTTTCGAGATTCTGGATAGCGATGGAGAGACAATCGGGCTAACCCTTGCCGAATACCGCCACCATTGGGAGTGGGCACAATCTCAACAATGCCCAGACGAATGGCAAGCAACCGTAGACTATTACTCCCAAAAAGAGAATCGTCCTAAATTCTTCAAACCACGCGGCAAAGGAACCATAGGAGAGATTGAGAGAGAGCATTTAGAACTTTGTTCCCTTGGCTTTACCGATACCTCCCAAACCAACGATATCGGGCTTAATCTGGCTAGAAGATTACGAATGCTATATCCGGGTGATGAAGAACATCAGGCAGAACTGATCAAACAAGCCTTTATTTCCATGCCGGGCTATAAGGAACATTGCCACCATCAGCACGAAATAGACCGACGCGGTAGAGACTTAGCACGATGGGCAGATAAGAATTGGAGTTATTACGGCGATCGCCTCCAGAAGCCTACAGAAGAGCCTAAGCCAAATCAAAACTTAGCAAGACATACAAAGACAGTAGATAAACTTACCCGCGTCCTAATGGACTGGATAACCAACGGTTTCACCTTCACTTCCCAAAATCAAATCTTTGAAGCCCTAAAACGTCACTGTGGAGTCGGTAAAAAAACCTTCTACAAGTACCTAAAAGAACTAGCTAACTTCGCAACACTCATCAAAAAACTGTTAAATCCCGAAAACCATACAGGGCAAGACTTTCATGACCAGTTCACACCTTCCACTACTAAGCGTACGAACTGCTGTGCCTCTCCTTCGGGCGCTTCTGCAGCTCAGCACCAGAGTGAAGAAAAAAAATATTTAATTCCTGATTCCGGTGGTACTAGCACTAGCGTGGATTATCAGTTATCCAACACAGCGACAGGCTCAACACAGCGACAGACTCAGGATAAAGACTTAGCAGTAGTTCTAGAACAATTTGCAGAATCAGTAAAACAGCCTACAGCTCCACTTGAATCTGAATCAGTAGTGCAGGCGATCGCCCTCGAAAAAGGCACTAAAACGCACCAAAAGGAACCGCTAACCGAAAAGTCTTGGGTCACCCAAAAGTCACCGAAAGTCACCACCTTGGGCAAAAAATCAGGTACTCCAGAGTATTCCAGAGTATCCGAGTCCCAACAAGTACCGAAACGTACCGGAGCGTACCAACGAAAAACTCACCACAACTCACCACAACTCACCGCCTCAGAAAAAAATCCGGTTACTGAAAGTTACCGAAAGTTACCAGAGTGTACCGATCAAAAAGAAACCGAGATCAATCCAAATCAACTCTCATCAATCGCGCCAAAATTTTCTAAGGGTCAATCAGTCTGGTTTTGGAATGGCGTTCAGTGGCTACAGGGAACGATTGAGCGCGTGATTACTGGAGTCCGAAACGAGTACAACGTCTTGGACTTTAAAGGGTGGGGATTGTTCGTTTCAGAGACGGCGATCGCCCCGATGTAAAAACTATTGAACGAGGTAAATTAACAGTTATGGGATGTGATGCAGAAACTAGCCGACGTAACGGCGCAAAATCCAAAGGTGCAGTTACTCAAAGAGGTAAGGCGATCGCCTCAAGGAACGCCACAAAACACGGATTACTCGCACAGAAGCCACCAATTTTAGCCAGTGAAGACCTAGAAACTTTTCAAGGCATTACGCAGTCATTGGTAGACCAATATGAACCTGAAGGGGCTTTAGAGTGGCATTACGTCCAGACTATTGCCATGTGTATCCAGAGACAGCATCGCGTGTGGGCAGCGGAAGCGGCGGCGGGTAATAAAGCATTGTTACCATCTATACCTAAGCCCTATACAGATGAGAAATATCCAACTATCAAAAAAAGTAGTTCAGTCTTCGACAACAAAACAGAATTTCATCCCGACAACCTGAAAAAAGAACGTGAGTTATTAGCCGACTTTTTGAAGCGATACCAAATCGATGATTTTCCTACCAAATGGCGATCTAAACATTTCGATTTTATTTGGGAAGACTGGTGTAGAGGACTTAACTATTTTTTGGAAGGTGTGAGGAAAGAGTACCCAATTGATCGTAGCCAATTCCTTGATAAGACTATTTTCAATCGAGTGATACGGAAACTAAATGAAGAAAGCCATCCTTTCGGAAAGCTGGCATTTTTTAGTCCTGATTCGGATAGTTGTCCAGAATCTAAGTGGGGTTGGGAGTATGAGCGTAATCACTTTCTGAAGCTGTTAGAGTCCTTCGAGACACGGCTTAAATGGATAGATGATATTGAAGCTGAAATTAAGCAGGAAAATGATCGTTATCAGCGAGAGTTAGAAGAGCGGCGGTGGGCGATCGCCAACCCCATTCCCCATGAAGTAGCTCTCATTAGTCGATATGAAACCCACATTGCCAAGCAGCTAAAAGAGGCGATCGCCCAGCTTTCGGAATTACAAAACCAACGAAAAAGCTAGGGTTCCATGGGTTCGTTTCGTAAAAACATATTACTTGTTTACTGATATAAGTAATCACTTGCTTACGTATCTAAGTGAATCAGTCTAGTGTATTATTCACTTAATCACTTGAATACGTGGTCACTTACTGCATGATTATCACCCTCAGTTCACTAAAAGGTGGCAGTGGGAAATCAACTCTGGCTATACATTTAGCTCATGCGATCGCCCAATCAAATCGACGAGTGTTATTGGTTGATGCTGACCCCCAAGGCAGCGCACAAGGATGGGCATCAGCAAGAGAAGATAAACCACCCTTTACTGTTATCGGTATGGCTCGGAATACTTTGCACCGAGATTTACCTGATATTTCCCAAGATTATGATCACGTCTTGATCGATACGCCGCCACGGGTTAGCGCATTGGCGCGGACGGCTATTCTTGCCGCTGATTTAGTTTTAATACCAGTGCAACCCAGTTCTTACGACGTGTGGGCAGCGTCAGAAACAGTGACCCTCATTGATGAGGCAAAAGGGTTTAAACCAGACATTAAAGCTGCATTCGTTATCAATCGCAGAATCCCTAACACCGTGATTGGTCGCGATGTTGAAGAAGCTCTATCTGAGTATGAAATTCCAACGCTGAAACAGGCGATCGCCCAACGGGTTGCTTTTAGTGAAGCTTCATCGGGTTACACCGTCATGGAAATGTCAGCGACCAGCTCGGCATCGAAAGAGATAGGGAAATTGGTTAAAGAGGTTTTGAGTCTAATGGAGGTTAAATCGTGGTAGCTAAAAAAAGTCGCATCGCTTCCAATCCTAAAAACAAAACTACTACTTCAAACGCAGATAAGTGGATTAATGAGGGTGGTACAGACCCAGAGATCGTCACACCGGAAAGCCAAGGAACGCCACCGAAACGAGCGAAGGATGAGAAGTCCAGTACAGAGAAAAAATATCCTCATCGCATTAGCTTCGATATAAACAAGGCTCAATACAAGCGTCTTAAATATGCTGCTTTTGACGGCGATCGCAGCATGAATGAGATTTTGCGAGAAGCAACTGAAGAGTGGATGAAAGCACGTGGTTACTGAATCAAGTGATTACGTAGTTCATTGATTCAGTATATAAGTGATAAAGCTAAGCACCGGAGAGCAGGTCTTATCTGGAACCGTTACAGGCGACGGTTTGGAGGTTGTCACAATATCTGTTTTGAGCTTTATGCGCCTGTGGCTTCAGGCTGTTTTACTCTTCTATCTCAGTTTCGATAGGGTAATATTTTCCATCTTCATCCCGTCGCCACTTCATCCCGTCAGGGTCTTTCCCTGCGCTCCACTCAGCAAAGTTTGCTTTCTTTGACGCTTTGGATAGTCCACCCGCATCACACTTTAATCTAGCGGCTAATTCTTTACCTTGAAACCCACTATTAAAAGCTTTTGGGTGATTCTCCACTGATTCCACTTTGGGGTCATCAGCGGGGGGTGTGATAGTTGCACATTCTAATTTTTCGATTCTGGCAAGAATAGGGGCGATCGCCGCTTCGATTTTCTCATCTATCAGATGGTTATCGGGTAAAGTATCAGATGAACTATCGGATAGAGTAACCGATAGTTTTTGTGTAAGTCCTAGCTCGATTAACTCCAAGATGGTAGGAGTCACAACAGGCTTTTTACTTCGGTGATGAATGCTTGCACCATTAGACACAGCAAGACTTTCTATCTCTTCATAGAGTTCGTTTGGTATCCGCAAATCACAGCGGGTCACGTGTTCGTCTGCTGGCATATCTGATAAGTACCTGATAACTGTCTGATACTACTATACGATAGTTATCCGATAAGTACCCGATATTTTTTATCAGATAAATTACTTGACATATCAGATGTCTATCAGATAGTATCAGATACATAGAGCGATGCACCTCTACAAATTCCGCTCTACCCGCCACAGACAAACCGCTTTAAGGATTTAGACAAATGATTGATACTTTAATTTTTGCTTTCGCCACTGTATATGTAGTTGCTGCTTTCGCTGACTACTCTGCAAAATCTATATGCCAACGTCACAAGGCAGCGATCGCCCAAACCGTCTCGGAAGTTGTGGAGGTAGTCGCCACAGTTGTACCGGAGACAATCACCCCCGTGATTGAATTGCCTAACTCTATCCGTGGTCTACGCCAATTTGTGAGAGAGAACGATTTGCAGGCACGGGTTAAAGAGATTGCTGGTAAGTCAGTTTCCAATCTCACTAAGGGTGAGCTGATGGAGGCGGTAGAGATGGCGCTAGCGTAGCTACTCCTACGGAGACCGCCTAAGCCACCGGGGGAATTATCCCCCCCTCCAAACCTTTAAAAACATCACTTTAAAATCATCATGAAAGCAGTCGGATACATCAGAGTTTCAACAGAAGAGCAAGCAACCCAAGGGGTGAGCTTAGATGCCCAAAAAGCCAAAATCGAAGCCTATGCGGGGCTGTACGATATCGAGCTGATAGAAATTGTTATCGATGCGGGTCAGTCCGCTAAAAGCCTTAACCGTGATGGATTGCAGCGGGTTCTAGGGATGCTGGATAGTGGCAAATGCGAGGCAATGGTCATCGTGAAACTCGATAGACTCACCCGCTCAGTAAAGGATCTCGACTGGCTACTAGAAAACTACTTTGCCGATAAATTTTCTTTGATGTCAGTCAGTGAACAGGTAGACACTCGCACCGCGTCCGGTCGCCTAGTTTTGAATGTCCTAATGTCCGTGGCACAGTGGGAGAGAGAAACCATCGGAGAGCGTACCAGTGCGGCATTACAGCACAAAAAATCCCAAGGGGAATATATTGGCGGCGTGGGGTTTGGCTACACCGTCACTGGTAAGAAATTAGCTAAGACAAAGGAATTTAAAACAGTGCAGCTCATCCAACGGATGCGGGGGGATGGTGAGACTTTGACGGCGATCGCCAATCACTTGAACTCTGAGGGAATTAAAACAGCACGGGGCGGCAAGTGGTATCCCATGACGGTATCGAACATCATTAAGAGAGAAGATCGATTACAGGCAGGATGAGAGACAGAGCGGAATTAAATAGCCTATTTGGGCGGGGGATTGTAGAGAAGGCGATCGCCCGTCGTTTTGCTGTGTGCCAGTGGGAAAAATCCTCAGTGCAAAATCAGACCGAAGTTATCCGAGCAATTCAAGATTTAGAACCGTTGCTGCAATCCCCCCGCGATGCCGTCGCCTATTGCCAAGGTCTTAGTACGGATGTTCGAGACTGCCTGATAATTTCGCTTTTATAAAGTGGGATTTATAAAGGAGGGACGTTCTTTATAAATTTGTCGGGCGATCGCCAATTACATCAAGGCATTACTAATTTGCCTTTTGTTTCTCTTTCAGATAAACACTTGCTTCCAGAAAAGCAAGGTTTGTACTTTGTACTCTCGTTACTGCCTGAATCAAAGCTTCTATATATTGGTCAGACCAAAAACCTTTCGGAGCGATGGAAAGATCATCATCGCCTTCCTGAATTTAGATTATTGGAGAGAGTGGGAGAAAGTATTTGCGTCTCTTGGCTTGAGTCAAGCGACCCCCTACCTGCCTTGGAAAAGCTGGAATCATTACTAATTGAAAAACTCTCCCCAATTCTGAATAAGACTCCAGTTTTAGAAGGAAACAACCCTTTGAGATCTTCCAAGATAAACGGTTGCTATGAACTGAAGCCGATCAAGTCCGGTAAGAAGATTCATTACTATTGGTATTTGCGTTATCGGCAAGATGGAAAACTTCGGAGTAAGTATCTGGGTAAGGGTTCTGAGGGTGAGACAGTGCCATCACCAAAATTACGTGATAAAGGAAATCAGCTTTTAGACCGGACAAAATCGGACATTTAGGATGAGCAGAGATTTACTGATTGAGGCTAATCGACTCTGCTCGATCCACTACCACAAACCAGTATCCCTGCATCAATAGTAGGTGGCGAAATGGGTTTATCAGAAAGCTCATCTGAGGCACAAGTAATGATCGTAGTATTGCCTTGGATAACAGCAGTGGCTCCACTCAATGTCCTTAACCCATCAGTCTTAGGAGTGACAGTATGCACCACGATGTCAGATAGATTGGATGTCTCGTAGCTGTAGTTTGAACCCTCTGATGTTAAGCCTAGTTCTAGTGCTTCAACGTTAGGGGCAAAGGCTCGATTCTCAAGATAAAAAGCTTGTTGACCGCGTAGTATACTGCCCATTGTGCCTAGAGCTGACTCTTCTATGATCAGTTTTTCTTCATCCATATCAAAAGTGACAGAGTAGTTTGAGATACCTTGCTGCATATTCTCAAACGTTTGAGCGAACTCTTCAGTTTTCCCTTCAAAAACAGCAAATCGAGCCTCTACTAAAAAGTCAGGCTCACTAGCTGCAAAACTCGTATAAGCACGTACCCAAGAATCAATTACTCCGGTTAAATCCTGTCGTACTGGTTCAGCACATTGTGGTATCTCTAATGTCTCTAGTTCACGTTTTAAGGCTTGTCCCTGTGCGATAACACTAGCCAAAGCAATTCGAGGGGTTGAGGATGCCAACTCATCAATGTCTGCTAGCTTTGTAGTTAATGGCTCTATTAGTTCAGTAACACTTTCTCTGTTACCGCCAGAACAAATATATGGATCTCGACTAGACCACCATAGCCAACTACCTCCCAACAGGAATACGCCTAAGAGTCCGCCAACGATAATATCTGGTGTTTTTACGCCCTTTTTTTTCTTTGCCAATGGTCTCGGTCGTTTAATCTGTTTAGGCTTGATTGTTTCTGCTTCGTTTACTTGAGATTCAAACACGTGTAAGCAATCACGGCAAATACATTGTTCTGGAGTATTGCGATGAATGTTTGTGCTTGAGCATTTAGGACATAGCATGGTGTCACTTTAAAACATTCTCTACATCATATTGTGAACATCAGCATTACTTCTTTTTTCTTTAGTACGAGAATCCAAGGCACTATATCGAGTCATCAACCCAGCCGCATTCAGTAAAGCAGGACGAGAGTTAGCCTACTGGTATCTAAACTACGAAACCATTGAGCCTTATGACCTCAAGGAATACAAATCAGAATTGTATTTAGATGATGCCGATTATCGAGTGGAAAAGATGCGCTTTGGTAAACGGAATAAAGACAAAACCACGATTATCTATAACAGTAAAATCACCCTGTCAGAGATTCCCCTAGAAGCCTATGACTACATCGTGAATGGCAAATCAGCCTTGGAATGGATTATGGAGCGATACCAAGTCAAAAAAGACAAAAAGAGTGGCATCGTCAATGACCCGAACGACTGGAGTGATGATCCGCGTTATATCGTCGATTTGGTGAAGCGGATTATGCGGGTGAGTCTGGAGACGGTGAAGATTGTCGAGGCTTTACCTGCCCTGAATGAGAAAAATTAGATTATCTCTGCCAAATCTGGCGACTCTCCCAATCACTAGGAAAATCCATTGCTGAAAGGGACTGGGGACAAGTTTTGATGTGATTCAGTAATTTTTGACCCCATTGGTGATTTGGGGCGATCTGATCCATGAGATAGAGCAGAATCACTAGGCTGTTGTAGATTTTCTTTGAGCTGGTGATGATGCCATTGTGCAAAGGATGACCAGAGCTACGAATATTTCGAGGTGCTACGGATATTTCCTTATTCCATAGCCTTGAATGATGGGCACAAATATTCCTGACGATGGCAAGGTGGTGTAACCAAGATTCTAAAACTGAATGGTTAATCCCATAATGAGTGGCTATCTTTTGTCTCGCTTGCCTAGGCTTAAGAATGCCAAACCAAGATGAAAGAGAGCCTAAAGACATCACCTCAACAGCAACCCATACAGGCGGTAAAGCTTCTGAGTATGTTCTTTTAAAGTGTCTTATAAAGTCTTCATTCGAGCGTTCTACTTCACGGTGAAGTTTTGCTAGATTTTTCACCCATTGTCTCTCGTCAAATAATGTTCGATCAAGATGGGCATGGGGGTTATAAGCATGGGCAAGCTCATACGCCCAAATGCTACGCATGGAAACTTCGATCCGTTCAATGGCATCTAGCAGATGTAACCTGAGTTCTCGGTCAAAAATGTAGAGGTCAAGAACGTTTTCAAAAGTTGTGCCAGTTTTGAATTGATGGGTCTGAGGACTCTGCTCAAAGGGAAGACAGTAAGCACGAAGGCGATAGTAATTAATCCGAGCTAGGTAAAATTCTGCTTTTGCTTTATCCGAAACGATTAGACCACGGGACTCTAGCAGATTAATTTGGTCAGTTAACGTCAGGGCAGGCTTAGAGAAAGAGCGTGTCATTATCGGTAGATACAGAACAACCCGCCACTTTGAGGATGCTTTCGCACTAGCCTGGGCGGGTTTTGTTACTCTGATCGTAGCGTCTTAGGGCTTCGGTCGTCAATTGAGATATCAGCGGCTAAGATATCAGCGGCGATCGCCTCCTAGATTTCCCTCCAGATTCTCTCATTCCATCACCCAAGATTTTCCACAAGACTTACAGCGACGGCGGGGTTTCCCTTTGTAATAGCCATTTCCTTTTGTGTCTGTGGAACCGCATTCAGGGCAGGTATTAGAGGCTTGATTGTGTCCCTGTATCTGTGTGTCTACTGGGTGAAAATCCAGACTATACAAGTGTTCTAGCCATTGTGTCTGGTTTGTGTCTGTGTCCGGTGGTGTGTCTATTAACTCTTGCTGGAAAGAGACAGGAATGCCCTCTACCAAGGGAATTGTTATCGGCAAAGAAATCAGCGGTTTAAGGTTCTGTGGTGGTAAATTTTTTCGCGCTTGTTGGTATTGTCCGTGAGTCGGATGGATGACTATTTCATCATCACCAATGAGCATCGGATAGGCGATCGCCTTGCTGAGTTCATGGATGGTTCGATCAGGGTGATTCTTGAGATATTTACGGGCTATTTTTTGTAGTCGGATTAGTGCGAAATTCTCTAAAAAATCCCCTTGCCCTTCTAACCCTAAACTCTTCACGTTGCCACTTTGACTGAGGAAAATTGGGAACTTATTACGCTTTCTACCCCGGCTACCGTACTGAAGAATAAATCTATCGGGAATGTCTGACCCGATTTGTTTGGCATAAGCCCGTACTGCTGGGAACTCATCGCAGATAACTACCAGCGGCGTTTTATCCCGTTGCTCCAATAGGTCTAGGAGCTTGCCCATCTGTTCGATGATTTGGTCATAGTCGTTAATGACGGTCAGCTCACCCCATGGGTAAAACTCATCTGTCGGGTCAGCATCAGGG
It includes:
- a CDS encoding ribbon-helix-helix domain-containing protein produces the protein MSETMSKRFQVTLPDAVYAELEAKAKNEGRPVANLAAFLIEASIKKLEPKESDN
- the parA gene encoding ParA family partition ATPase; its protein translation is MIITLSSLKGGSGKSTLAIHLAHAIAQSNRRVLLVDADPQGSAQGWASAREDKPPFTVIGMARNTLHRDLPDISQDYDHVLIDTPPRVSALARTAILAADLVLIPVQPSSYDVWAASETVTLIDEAKGFKPDIKAAFVINRRIPNTVIGRDVEEALSEYEIPTLKQAIAQRVAFSEASSGYTVMEMSATSSASKEIGKLVKEVLSLMEVKSW
- a CDS encoding recombinase family protein encodes the protein MKAVGYIRVSTEEQATQGVSLDAQKAKIEAYAGLYDIELIEIVIDAGQSAKSLNRDGLQRVLGMLDSGKCEAMVIVKLDRLTRSVKDLDWLLENYFADKFSLMSVSEQVDTRTASGRLVLNVLMSVAQWERETIGERTSAALQHKKSQGEYIGGVGFGYTVTGKKLAKTKEFKTVQLIQRMRGDGETLTAIANHLNSEGIKTARGGKWYPMTVSNIIKREDRLQAG
- a CDS encoding GIY-YIG nuclease family protein, with the protein product MSGDRQLHQGITNLPFVSLSDKHLLPEKQGLYFVLSLLPESKLLYIGQTKNLSERWKDHHRLPEFRLLERVGESICVSWLESSDPLPALEKLESLLIEKLSPILNKTPVLEGNNPLRSSKINGCYELKPIKSGKKIHYYWYLRYRQDGKLRSKYLGKGSEGETVPSPKLRDKGNQLLDRTKSDI
- a CDS encoding type IV pilin-like G/H family protein yields the protein MFESQVNEAETIKPKQIKRPRPLAKKKKGVKTPDIIVGGLLGVFLLGGSWLWWSSRDPYICSGGNRESVTELIEPLTTKLADIDELASSTPRIALASVIAQGQALKRELETLEIPQCAEPVRQDLTGVIDSWVRAYTSFAASEPDFLVEARFAVFEGKTEEFAQTFENMQQGISNYSVTFDMDEEKLIIEESALGTMGSILRGQQAFYLENRAFAPNVEALELGLTSEGSNYSYETSNLSDIVVHTVTPKTDGLRTLSGATAVIQGNTTIITCASDELSDKPISPPTIDAGILVCGSGSSRVD
- a CDS encoding Abi family protein, whose amino-acid sequence is MTRSFSKPALTLTDQINLLESRGLIVSDKAKAEFYLARINYYRLRAYCLPFEQSPQTHQFKTGTTFENVLDLYIFDRELRLHLLDAIERIEVSMRSIWAYELAHAYNPHAHLDRTLFDERQWVKNLAKLHREVERSNEDFIRHFKRTYSEALPPVWVAVEVMSLGSLSSWFGILKPRQARQKIATHYGINHSVLESWLHHLAIVRNICAHHSRLWNKEISVAPRNIRSSGHPLHNGIITSSKKIYNSLVILLYLMDQIAPNHQWGQKLLNHIKTCPQSLSAMDFPSDWESRQIWQR
- a CDS encoding ATP-binding protein, which produces MVLNFKRTLTRDLTHFDNVLGQWASVALGYSLAIASIGSVAIPWEDSAAHKTLRTLLPIAGMVAAVGSTWKVRELQLMSPYYQDRAIARRDIGATTTAIQAMPYLQPPEQQQPALMPTNGGDGYLMPFNVSEFLDEVTGAAILGNSGSGKTSLAQYIAGHLPQSQVLILDPDADPTDEFYPWGELTVINDYDQIIEQMGKLLDLLEQRDKTPLVVICDEFPAVRAYAKQIGSDIPDRFILQYGSRGRKRNKFPIFLSQSGNVKSLGLEGQGDFLENFALIRLQKIARKYLKNHPDRTIHELSKAIAYPMLIGDDEIVIHPTHGQYQQARKNLPPQNLKPLISLPITIPLVEGIPVSFQQELIDTPPDTDTNQTQWLEHLYSLDFHPVDTQIQGHNQASNTCPECGSTDTKGNGYYKGKPRRRCKSCGKSWVME